From the genome of Trichomycterus rosablanca isolate fTriRos1 chromosome 18, fTriRos1.hap1, whole genome shotgun sequence:
cttacctggggaacacacggcaccaggatgcactatgggaagaaggcaagccggcggaggcagtgtgatgctttggacaacattctgctgggaaaccttgggtcctgccatccatgtggatgttactttgacacgtaccacctagaCCAAACGGTATTCCCttatggctgtggcctctttcagcaggataaagcaaaaatggttcaggaacggtttgaggagcacaacaaccagtttgaggtgttgactcagcctccaaatttcccagatctcaatccaatcaagcaacTGTGAGATgttctggacaaacaagtccaatccatgaacgccccacctcacaactcacaggagttaaaggatctgctgttaacatcttggtgccagataccacagcacaccttcaggggtctagtggagtccatgcctcgacgggtcagggctgttttggcaacaaaagggggacaacacaatataaggaaggtggtcataatgttattcctgatcggtgtaaacagACTGTTTATTTACAGGACTGTTTCAGCTTTACTGTATAAAGATTTAAACCAGGAGTACAAAAGCTGCATCCTTGAGGGATCCACCACAGTGAAAAGCAAAATACATTTCACTACTCCCACATCCAAGAATGCAATAAGCTAATAATCTAGTCAACAGAACGGCTTTAAATCAGCATTAGCTTAAAGGCTGCTGGGTAACAAAGAAAGCTCTGGTTTAAATTCGGTGTCCTAAAGCCAGGCTAAAGGTTTGTTGCTCAACAgacccaaaataaataaatcaataaataaataaaatgcatactGGATGCTGAGTCACCCTGCAACACTGGCCGTGAGACAGAAAGACACCCAGAACAGGGGGCCAACCCGTCACAGGGCTACACACACGGGCACCTTCACTAAACCATAGCGTGACTCCTGGTTGGGGATACTGGTCTCTATTAGCACTGGTCTCTATTAGCACCAAAAGAACTCaggttcttgaactggttctgttcaggtttctttgaaccttggtgttttgtagagaaccgaccggcatttccaccagttttaggaaaccaagcctgcgtcatcaacaaTGGGCGTTACAcaaaaaagtaaagagtagtaacatgatggcggagcatgtagattacctgtggggatttgtgctgttgttacagatgttcgtttttatgcaaaaagcatcgatcagctatcggtgataagaagacgtagacgtgtttgtcgcagttgttgttttctttagttcattgatgtgagaagcgttttgcgcttcgctctcaccgcgaccctcggcgcaaatagccgatttgctcagcgctcggcttgagcgagaaaacatcactaaagttccacgatgcgaacaaacatctgtgtgaaattaccatcaaacccagtctaaaagctccacatgtatcggTTTTTAGCCGTATTAACTTCACGCgtggtgtttatgcagattggggttctgaatccgcaaAAAGCTTCACTTAAATAAAGCATAACAGGAACGCTCaatttctctccgttattactggttataagcgctctgtactgcctAAATTaattgctaatttttttagtacaacaagccacgttacgctttattttttacgttaAGTGTTTGTACTGTCCAGGTcacttttaccatgtcatatcacacagttcatctctttaaaaatatcagcgaatatcagcggcaaactggctcaaaatgtaatcaggtgaactttaaaagatgaaagtggtttaaattctatataatgttataatgtctcgTGAAAGCATCCAAACCtcgacactgtgacacgcccacagatgacatcatggttcgcgctgaaaaaccgagtattctgtggtgtgtgtgtgtgtgtgtgaaagaaacCACATAgaccacacagacatggacactGGGACAGGACGTATATTAGAAATGCTGATTTGCTGATACCACATGCCTTCCAAGACAATCAATAGAAACATAATTACTCGAGTAAACCCATAGACTGAAATGTCAAATGGAAATAAAAACGCCTTGTTAGTGAAGAGCACGACGGCACAGACGGACGAGATTTGAACCCGCAGGAATCGTTTCGCTGTGTGGCACTTATGTCTCTGTGTGGCGCCCACTCTCCCAGCCGAACCGCCGAGCTGCCCATTGACGAGACACTTTGttctgtttattacagtaattataTTTCCATTGATTGTTTTGGGGAGGCGTGTGGCATCGGCGAGTCAGCATTTCTGGTGTGGGTGTTACGTGACATTTGTAAAGTCACTGGCTCAATTCTGAATGGAGACTCACTTTAAAAAGCCTTACTGGAGTAAAAAAGAAGTGTTAACCACTATCTCCGGCTCTTCTAATACTAGCATACGATGACTTGCAGGTCTTCCTCCTGTCCAGAAACCTGCATAcacagtttgttttgtaaattaaAGCTGTATTGTGCTAGGTTAGCATTTCCTGAATTATTTTCATGTATAAGAAGTGAAGCGAGTAATAAACAGTGACACAACAATAAAGCTTTGTCTGTATTGTCAAAAGTCTTGACTTTAGCCGTGGCTAGAAGACCAAAACATCATAATTGGCTCATATTTCCAGCTACAAGGAACTGCATTGCTCTCCTATTGGTGTAGTCAATATTAGTAAAACTATAGAGTTCATGTACCAAACACGGGGTGGTTTGTAACCCTGTCCAAACTTGCTTAGCTTCCCCTCGTTGCATTGGTGAGGACTGGCAGGACGTGTCGCTGATACAGCATATGCTTGCATTTAATCAGTCACCATCTTAGACTAAAAGCTATAGTGAGAGAAAAATACATAGGTAATGTGTTATTAGTCCTGGGATTTGACATTTTCTGTTAATGGTAACTTTTCTGAGCCTTGATTGACTGGTTGATGTCAccatagaataaaaaataaatgacttcggccgctcaggtggcgcagtggttaacacaccagagctgggttttcgaacacatcttatcgaatctcagctctgccattcggctgggctgggtggccacagaaagacagaaagacaccCGGAAccgggtgccaatccatcacagggcaacacacactgacacgcTCAGTAAACAATAGAGTGATTCCTGGTTGGGGACACTGGTCTCTGTGAGACTCCAGCTCTATTGGGGTAAAAAAAGAAGTGGCTGGCTATTGTGCAAATGTTGGATGGGACCCTGCTAGTCTacagctctcctcggtcagggtaggAATGATACAAGTAACAGAGGAGCTGCATTTGGAAACGGGaaacgactagactgggggaaaaGGGAATCAAAACAATCAATGTTTATTTGCTAACTGCTCTGGATTGCTAGAtaatgttattgtttagcattgaACTGTCTATGAACGTTAAGTCCTCATGTCATTTTTCTTTGCTTTCCTCAGGTTCTTGCACTACGAGATCACCATGCCTCCTCTCTCTTCTTGCTTCCTCCTTGCTGCTCCTCTGCTCCGGAGAGAAAACGTGTCCCTTAAACTGCCGCTGTGAGGGTAAAATTGTCCACTGTGACTCTGTGTCTTTCACCGACGTCCCAGAGAACATTTCGGTAACTTGCCAAGGTTTGTCTCTGCGCAACAATGAACTGCACACGATGCTCCCGTACCAGTTTGCCCACCTCAACCAGTTGCTTTGGCTGTACCTGGACCACAATCAGATCTCGTTCGTGGACAGCCGGGCTTTCCAAGGCATACGACGCCTAAAGGAGTTGATTTTAAGTAGCAACAGGATCTCACAACTTCATAACGCTACATTTCATGGCATTCCCAACCTCCGCAGCCTGGACCTGTCTTACAACAAGCTCCAGGAACTGCAGCCGGGGCAATTTCACGGGCTTCGTAAACTCCAGAATTTGCATCTGCGCTCGAATGGACTCACGACGATTCCCATCCGGGCTTTTATAGAGTGCAGAAGCTTGGAGTTCCTGGATCTGGGATATAATCGACTACGTGTCCTCACGCGTACCGCGTTCTTGGGTCTGTCTCGCCTGATGGAACTGCACCTGGAGCACAATCAGTTCTCACGGATCAACTTCTTTCTGTTTCCACGCCTGGCGAACCTCCGCGGCTTGTACCTCCAGTGGAATCGTATCCGCGCGGTCAACCAAGGCCTCCCGTGGATTTGGTATACTTTGCAAAAGCTGGATCTCTCCGGGAACGAGATCCAGAGTCTGGATCCGGTTGTTTTTCAGTGCTTGCCGAATCTACAGGTTCTTAACTTGGAGTCTAACAAGCTGGCTAATGTGTCACATGAGACGGTGGCAGCCTGGATATCCCTGTCTCAGATCAGCCTGGCTGGAAACGTGTGGGACTGCGGGCCGGGAATTTGTCCGCTCGTTGCTTGGTTGAAGGACTTCCGAGGAACTAAAGACACGAGCATCATTTGCAGTAGCCCCAAACACCTTCAAGGGGAAAAAGTCATGGAGGCGACCAAAAATTATATAGACTGCGAGGATTTTGAAATAATTCCCCAGACACCTTATTCTCACCAGAATTTCGAGTCGACTATGGAGACAACAGCCGAACCGTTTCTGCCTCCTACGACAACCTCCCTACCCTTTCCTACTCCTGGTTCTGAAGCACCTGTTCCTCCACTGCTATTCCAACCTCAACCTTATCCTACCATCCCCAGTCTTACTGACCCTGACACCCCTACGCCCCCCGACAGCATGCTCGTGACTTCATCCCCAGACCAAGAGAACTTATCCTTCCACAAGATTGTCGTGGGCGGAGTGGCGCTTTTCTTCACCACATCGCTGGTCCTGACGTTGATCTACGTCTCCTGCAGACGGTACCCCGGTGCCATGAGGCTGCTGCAACAGCGCTCGGTCGTCGGACGTAAGCGCCGGAAAAAGAGTCCAGAGCCAGAGCAGAACCTGAGCTCGCAATTGCAGGAATATTACATGAGCTACAACCCCGCTGCCACACCGGAAGCCATGGACGTACTGGCCAATGGGACTGGTACTTGCACCTGTACCATATCCGGCTCCAGGGAATGCGAGGTATGACAATGTCAAAGGCTGgctaaaatcaaatcaaatcaaagcaAATGAAACGGCTCTGGATGACAGAGGTAAATCCCCTCACCACGCATGCCATGTGTACCCGCTGAGGCCGGGATAAGAAGCCTTGACTCCTTTGAATTCTGCagtggtttagtttttttaggcACCTAGGGGTTATGCTGTTTAGCCTTTAAAACTGCAGTGGGTAACTTGGGCAGTTATTATCTACCTCTTTCTCTTAGACCCCctttgataaaaataaataaataaataaataaataaataaaatgatctgACCCCCTTGACACGGgctataatattatttttatgcttTCGCAGGAATGACaaaaaatattgttattaaACAAATTATTACTAGCCCTTCTTGCTCATGGGAAATTCAACCAATTCCTAATAAAAGGACatttatctttatatttatatatttatttcatttatccatttccccccttttttctcccaatttagtgcagCCAGTTAGTCTTTCGCTGCTGTGGACCTTGATTTCATCCGAGGAGgttatatttgcctgacacactccCTCCAATCGTGAACTCACAAATGAAGCCAGTCTAGCACAGGGAGATTCACTCACTGGTCTCTGCATTTCTCCACTTGTGTACAGGTGCCTTGGGCTacaaaccagggtccttacacaacatCGCAGACCCCACCCTGATTGCCTCCGAGGAGgttatatttgcctgacacactccCCCCAATCGTGAACTCACACGtgaggccagtctagcacaggGAGAGTCATGCTCTGATCTCCATGTTTCACCATTTCTATACAGGTGCCTCAGGCTacaaaccagggtccttacacaacgtcgaagaccccaccctgattgcgtcctagGAGGTTATATTTGCCTGATACGCTCCCCCCAATTGTAAACTCACACATGAAGCCAGTCTAGCAcagggagagtcacgcactggtATCTGCATTTCTCCACTTGTATACAGgtgccttgggctactaaccagggtccttacacagcatcaaagactTCACCCACTTATAAGTCCGGTctatcccacccagcagactagtggacaattttgtctgctccaggcactgctaattgtgTCTGCTAAGGGGCGCCCAAtcaactggtagcagagctgagattcaaactaagAGAGtccagaatctcagctctggtgtgctagtggaacatCCCGCTGTGCCATCTGGCCGCCTAAAGGAATATATCTTAATAGTTTCTGATTTGGTTGACCTGGGACTACTTCAGCTAATCGAAATCATTTGTAGTGCCCGCATCTGTTGACCTTTGTGCTTCTCAGGAGGGCGAATCAAAtatgtgtccattctcaaagacccacCGTAGGCTATAGgtagtttaaaatagatctatatgacatcacagagATCTGCCGTATGCTAAAAGCTTATTGATTTTCCGGTCCCATCACAcgtaattatttttacatttttcattaaaatgcAACAGGACCTCCGTCTGGGCTCACCGAGGCCCCCTAATGGGCCCCGGCTTCCTTGTTAAGAACCCTGCTTTAGAGAATCTGTTTTACCACGCTGTTCTGTTCCTGCACTGCAGAGAATCACCTCTGAAGTCAGAACCATAAGGTCAAAATTAGCACAACATATTTATCTTATCCTGGACTAATGGCACAACCTCAGGTGGGAAGTGAAAACCTGAATTTGTAATGTGTCTTACAAGCAATGGATTCATCTTTGTGAGGGTAAAATATGCACGAGGTGTTCTGCATTTCTATCAAAGGAGTCTCAAAATCCCAAAATGTTTCATACCTGAGCATTAACTAATTGTGCCCTGGTTCAGCTGTATCAGGCACCCAATTAATGATTTTActtatataattaatagctaTGATGTTAAACCTTGAACACTAAAACGTGTTCCTTTTTTCCTCTGAAATTTAGGACTCTTTGGCTGTATTTCAAAGATCTCTTGCTTTTCTTGAAGTCACTCATGTAGTAAGAAGTGTAAGGTCAAAATCGGGACCCAAATGTTATTGTATGGACAGTAAAGGGCCTGCTATGGAGATTGCTGGGGGGTTTACGATTACAGAACAGTGCCCTTCTGCATTACCATTTATGCCTGGCAAAGGGGGCATGGAGATCCAGATTACTGACATCTCAGTTCTTCTAAACTGACAGTCACCTGCACCTTAATGAgtgttaattcgctccaggtggaagtgtctCTATCTATTACAGTTTCTTCCTTACAGAGTTTAATCTGTAATAAAACACTGACAGAACAACCATGGATGAGCATGTTGCCCCAGAGCCGGTGTGACAGCGTTATATTTGGCGGGTTGGTGGGGTAGGGTGCCGCTCATTCATTGCCGTTTTCGGCTTGTTCCGGGTttcctttatttacttttttttgggAAATTGGTTGTCACAGCAGCTTGCCGGATTgcaaaaaaacagtttttatttctgcactgtcccttttctatccactttctccattacttttatttgtcactctgtttccattattttggccacttcttttatttgttcttaagcttttttttttggttgtagCTTTTTAGCCACATTATTTTCACTCCTGTAGTAAGAGGTCAAAATTGGGACCAAAATATAATTGTATGGACAGTAAGGGACCAACCTGCCATGGAGATCTGTGGGGGGTTCAAGGTTACAGAATAATGCCCTTTTGCATTACTGTTTATGGCCGGCAGATGGGGCAttgaggcgcagatgattgacgTATTGGTTCATCTTAACTGACAGCTGCGCCTTCCTGAgtgttagatagacagacagacatataaatagatactttattgatctcaaaggaaattaaagaagAATGATAATGTTAAGAgtgttaattcgctccaggtggaagtgacTCTATCTATCAcggtttcttcctcacagagGTTAATCTGTAATAGAATTCTGACAGAACTACCATGGATGAGCGAGATGCCCCAGAGCCGGTGTGACAGCCTTATATTTGGCCAGTTGGTGGGGTAGGGTGCCGCTCATTCATTGCTGGCTTCATGTTCGGGTTTCCTTTATTTACTCTTTTTTGGAACTTGGTTGTCACAGTAGCCTGCCAAATTGCGACAACCAGTTTTTAGTTCTGCGCTGTCCCTCTTCTATCTGTTTTCTCCGCtactttcatttttcatttcaccTCTTGTAGGCGCGAAGCTACACCAGATTCCTCAACGGCGATACTCAAatacaaccttctgattgtttATTCCTGTTTCTACCAGAGAGGTCTCCAAATTACAAAATGTTACACGCTGCAGTTTTAACATCGCTAGTGAATTAATTACGCACATTTCAAAACGTCCACTTAGAACGAGGAGTCAATGGTTACTTAGCCAAATTAATTCGATTCCAGCCGACTCTCACTCACGATTTCTTTTGCACTTCATTATTTAACTCCGTTCGTTCTGCGCTCAGCCTTTAAAGCATTAATGGTTCATTTAAGAACCCAGAGCTTAAAGGTACTAATAAACATTTCATCTGCTACAATAACGTCATTTTATCAAGTTTGCCGTCACGGCGTGATGACTCAGGCACGTCTGTGCGCGTATTGTCGCTTCACACGTCGGAAACGCTCTTCCTGTTGTTAGTTCCGGTTACATTTAAAGTCATACACGTCGCATTAACTTGATTTAGCTTGTAGCGATACCATAAAGCAATCTCAAAATGATTCATTATCCAAAAAAACTGCAGAGCACTCTCATGGGGTATCGATCAGCCAGACCCATTAGCGAGAAAGCAAAATGCTTCACTTCCACCCAACCATGATACAGAGTCTAGGCAGAGCCTGCTCGCGGGTCTGCCAGACCCTGTAGGCGAGATGTTGAGGCTTTGTGCCACATATAAAAATACCGAGCAGACTTGACTCATCGATTCTGGATCAACATGATAAGAGGGAAAATGAATGTGACTGTGAACGAGGGTTCGTTATTGATCCACAGgtggcaggagcttcagtcacaaaGAGTGCTTAACTGGGTAGAGTTTTTGTGGCATTTAGTCTTTAGTCTTTCATGGCGTACACCAAAAGAACAGTACAGACCTAAATGCTTGAGGTCATATAGGGAAAGTGGAATGCTGCGTAAAAGGTCTGACTGCTTACTGGCCTGATATACCtgctgtgtgtgagtgggtgtgtgtgatgaCTTCTATGTGGTACTTGGAGTTGGGTTGACCCGGGTTAGTACTTGGCCTTAAAAGTTTGAGAATCACTGTTTTCACTCTTAACCCATCACCCTCAGACCGGGTAGGGAACTAATGTTCAAGACCACCACTACGAAGCCCGGTCAGACACTTAACTGTCATGGTTGGCTATGTTTAAGATATGGAAGGCCAGACGTGGAGTCACCCCCTTGCTCCTGCAACAGCAGCTCGTACTGTCTGGTCGGAGGCACTTACATGTGTGCAGCCTTCAGTTTACACTGGGTCTGTCAgaaaacctggtgatctctctacatagatgcattttacgtcattctacactcccgagaaatgtagtgagctgcctcagtagagaggattctaataagacatcgaactcataaggcagattatttagacgcactacttagacagagattacgtcaccgcagttttagcttactaagctaacacagttagcctcaggccattcaaaccaatgggctgagccGCCACAACCTGCTAACATctccgaaaacggttaaactgtcccttaCGAGCCCAAATTTACaagtaaatgacacttgtacatctTATATATTGTATACAATGAAAAATCagtaagaatttatttacatttgaaaagaactccatgtttgtcattttttgttagaaaagtcgtgccgcactgaatgctgggattgccttcagcgctaaggaagcatcggacgctcccacgttattcagtcagattatcactcagaattaaggcgcctcagtaggggcattttaaggaatctaagaatttagacatgccctcttctcgggagtgtaggatgaagtaaaatgcgtctatgtagagagatcaccaggtttACAGACACCcagtgatttttaatttgtataaaggtgcacaagtgtcattttttttggctcatcagtgacaGTATAATCATTTTTCCGTACACCGAGGGAGACTTTAGCTGGCATGCTTACgggttgtgtcgcctcagcctattggtttgaatggcctgaggctaactatgttagcttagtaagcaaaaactgcagTTATGTAATTGCCGTAATTtaaagtagtgcgtctaaataatctgccttgaaagtttgatgtcttattagaatcctctctactgaggcagtgAGACAGCTCATTAGATATTCAGACAGACATAGAGAGTGCAATATTCTCATCCAGTGTGGCTGGTTGGATGCAGTGCAATTCGCAAGTAACACTGGGTTATATTGGCGAATTGGCTATATCAACAGTCTGTCTCACTCTGCACAGTCCATAATTAGTTTATTTGCCTCTTTTAGCTGCTCGTGTGCTGAACCCCGGCGCTGATTACATCAGTGTCAGTCTCAGGGGTGCTGGTTTTAACACTGATACACAAATCTCGTACCCCTACAGGAAAGACTGGGTAAATACGGCCCACCTCGTGCAGAAAATCTGAAGTAATACACCAGAGTGTCTGGACTTGCATTCTGATGTGCTGAAGCTTGTTCTGTAGCAAAGATTTGCATTCTGCTATTGAAGGAGCACCTgctgtgttcctgtagaaagAGATTATTTACAACACAAAACCACTCCTGCATTATGAGGCGCGGCATGTTTCCCAGTTTCCtcctaaatacaaaaaaaatgctGGTAAACCACTGGTGAGAAGTACAGTTTTgggtatatttaattataataataaagggcTTTTTAATGTTGTAATAATGTTATG
Proteins encoded in this window:
- the lrrtm4l1 gene encoding leucine rich repeat transmembrane neuronal 4 like 1, whose translation is MGSCTTRSPCLLSLLASSLLLLCSGEKTCPLNCRCEGKIVHCDSVSFTDVPENISVTCQGLSLRNNELHTMLPYQFAHLNQLLWLYLDHNQISFVDSRAFQGIRRLKELILSSNRISQLHNATFHGIPNLRSLDLSYNKLQELQPGQFHGLRKLQNLHLRSNGLTTIPIRAFIECRSLEFLDLGYNRLRVLTRTAFLGLSRLMELHLEHNQFSRINFFLFPRLANLRGLYLQWNRIRAVNQGLPWIWYTLQKLDLSGNEIQSLDPVVFQCLPNLQVLNLESNKLANVSHETVAAWISLSQISLAGNVWDCGPGICPLVAWLKDFRGTKDTSIICSSPKHLQGEKVMEATKNYIDCEDFEIIPQTPYSHQNFESTMETTAEPFLPPTTTSLPFPTPGSEAPVPPLLFQPQPYPTIPSLTDPDTPTPPDSMLVTSSPDQENLSFHKIVVGGVALFFTTSLVLTLIYVSCRRYPGAMRLLQQRSVVGRKRRKKSPEPEQNLSSQLQEYYMSYNPAATPEAMDVLANGTGTCTCTISGSRECESEYMCPRPLPRAWIGDLPTIH